A region of the Fusobacteria bacterium ZRK30 genome:
TTTCATAATGGAAAATATATATTTAATTCTAAAAATGGTGGAATAGTAGAGTTACCTAAGGATAACAAATTTAAAGATGAAGAAATAGCTTATTTAAAAGAACATGATTTTATAGTTGAAAATAATGAAAAAGAAGTTGAGGAATTGCTGAATGAAACTCTAGAATTTATAAATCGAGACATCGAAACATTAGAAATTACGATACAGTTAACTGAAGAATGTAATTTTTCTTGTGTCTATTGTTATCAAGAAAAAAAAATTAAGGAAATTACTTTTGATAAAGCGAATTCTATATTGGGAACATTTCGTAAAATTCTGAGTGTACACAAAATAAATACAATTAATGTTCATTATTTTGGAGGAGAACCTCTTTTAAAAAAAGATATGATTTATTATTTAGATTTAAATTTAAAAAAAATGGCAAAAGTTTATAATTTAAAATATCATGCATATTTAACAACAAATGGATATTTTTTAGATGAGAAATTGTTAAAAAATATTGAATTTGAAAAAATAAAAATAACAATTGAGGGATTAAAGCAGACACATAATATGCTAAGAAAATCTGAATCTCCAAATTTTGATATAATCATGAAAAATATTGAAAATACTATTCTTTATATAAAAAAACTAGAAATAAGAATAAATTTGTGTGGTGAAAATATAGATGAGTTTGAAAAATTAGTTGATTTAATCTATACTAAATTTGATAAAACTAGAAATAAAATAAAAATAGACATTTCACATATGCTTAAATATAACCCTACAGATAAATTTACTCAACTTAGTCTTGAAGAATTTTCTAAATTTAATTTATTTGCAAGAAAAAAATACAAGAAAAAGGTTTTAAATTGTTGATACCAAAAAGAATAAAACATCCTTGTTCATTTATATTTAAGAGAGCTATTGCTTTAGATCCTAATTTAAATATTCAATTTTGTAGTGGAGAAGAGGTCTCTTTAAATGAACCTTTTAACTCTCAATACTTTATAAAAAAAGAAGACTTTGTCCTTCCTAAGGAGTGTAAACTTTGTAATATTTTACCATTATGTCTTGGAGGGTGTCCTATTAGAAAAAAAAATATAGGATTAGCATGTATTCCTGAAAAATTTATAATTAAAGATATTTTGGAGAGCGTTATATGAATAAACTAAATAAAGGTGATGGTGTAGTTAAAACTAAAATGGCTGATTCTAATTTTGTGATATATTTTGCTGGACAACTTGTATCTCTTATAGGCAATATGATGGAAATGGTAGTGTTCCCACTACTAATTTTAGATATTACAGAGTCAGGAACTAAAATGGGATTAGTTGTAGGAACATCTATGATAACCTTTTTTCTTTTTTCTTTTTTTACAGGAAGCTTTGTTGATAAACATCCTAATTGGCAAAAAAACATACTAGCTACATCCGATATTTGTAGTGGACTAGTTATTTTAGGGTATCTACTCTTAGTTAAAGAAGTAACAGTTACAAATATTTTAGTGTTAGTTCTCTTACAAAACATTCCAAGTTCTTTTTTTAACTCAACAAATAATACTATTTTTACAAGGATTACAGGAAAAGAAAATTTGGAAAAAATTACTTCCATTATGAGTATAGGAAGAAATACTATTGGTGTTTTAACTCCTTTACTAGGTATTTTTGTTTATGTCCATTATGGATTTAAAGTTTTATTAATCATTAATATGCTGACATTTATAATTTCTGGGGTTTTAGAATATACTATAAAAGTACGTCCTATAAAAAAAGTTGAAATTAATGAAAATAAAAAGAAAAAAGGTTATAAGGAAGTTGCTAAATTTTTAAATACAAATAAAGTTTTAAAAGACTTGACGATTCTCTCTGTTATAATTAATTTTCTTTTTGCCCCTTTGTTAGGAGTTTCTCTGGTCTATTTTGTCAATAAAACTCTAAAAATGGGAAGTGAATATATAGGTTATTTTCAAACTTCTTTTTTACTTGGTATTATTATAGGTTCGTTTATTATATTTAAGTTAAGCAATAAATTTCAATTTAAATCACTTTACTCAGAATTAGTTTTAGCTCAAACTACTACAATCTGGTCATTTTATATAATACTAAGTCATCTTTGGAGTTTTAATGAAACTTATGCAAAAATATTTTATATTTTAGGAATAATAGTTATAGGAATTTTAACTTCATTCATGAATATCCCTATGATGTCTTTTCTACAAGAAAGAGTCGAACAAAGTATCAAAGGAAGGTTTTTTGTCTTTTATAATGCAGTAACAGGTATTTTTACACCTGTTAGTGGAGCTGTTATAGGAGTTGCTATGGACAATTATAGTATTAAATCTATTGTCACTGTTATAATTTTTTTATCGATTGTTATACAATTTTATTTTGCATTTAAACTCAATCTACGAAAAAGGCATAAAGCTCTTATTAGATTATAATAAGTTAAATAGTTTTTTTATATTTTTTAACATGACTTTATCTTTTATCTTTTTTAGAATATCAAATAATACACAAAATATAATACCGTTTATACGGCTTTGA
Encoded here:
- a CDS encoding radical SAM protein, yielding MLNSIFNIPFHNGKYIFNSKNGGIVELPKDNKFKDEEIAYLKEHDFIVENNEKEVEELLNETLEFINRDIETLEITIQLTEECNFSCVYCYQEKKIKEITFDKANSILGTFRKILSVHKINTINVHYFGGEPLLKKDMIYYLDLNLKKMAKVYNLKYHAYLTTNGYFLDEKLLKNIEFEKIKITIEGLKQTHNMLRKSESPNFDIIMKNIENTILYIKKLEIRINLCGENIDEFEKLVDLIYTKFDKTRNKIKIDISHMLKYNPTDKFTQLSLEEFSKFNLFARKKYKKKVLNC
- a CDS encoding SPASM domain-containing protein, which encodes MLIPKRIKHPCSFIFKRAIALDPNLNIQFCSGEEVSLNEPFNSQYFIKKEDFVLPKECKLCNILPLCLGGCPIRKKNIGLACIPEKFIIKDILESVI
- a CDS encoding MFS transporter produces the protein MNKLNKGDGVVKTKMADSNFVIYFAGQLVSLIGNMMEMVVFPLLILDITESGTKMGLVVGTSMITFFLFSFFTGSFVDKHPNWQKNILATSDICSGLVILGYLLLVKEVTVTNILVLVLLQNIPSSFFNSTNNTIFTRITGKENLEKITSIMSIGRNTIGVLTPLLGIFVYVHYGFKVLLIINMLTFIISGVLEYTIKVRPIKKVEINENKKKKGYKEVAKFLNTNKVLKDLTILSVIINFLFAPLLGVSLVYFVNKTLKMGSEYIGYFQTSFLLGIIIGSFIIFKLSNKFQFKSLYSELVLAQTTTIWSFYIILSHLWSFNETYAKIFYILGIIVIGILTSFMNIPMMSFLQERVEQSIKGRFFVFYNAVTGIFTPVSGAVIGVAMDNYSIKSIVTVIIFLSIVIQFYFAFKLNLRKRHKALIRL